From Peromyscus maniculatus bairdii isolate BWxNUB_F1_BW_parent chromosome 8, HU_Pman_BW_mat_3.1, whole genome shotgun sequence, a single genomic window includes:
- the Smim36 gene encoding small integral membrane protein 36: MEFYLEIDPVTLNLIILVASYVILLLVFLISCVLYDCRGKDPSKEYAPETALTSQPSIRVVVTQHSAHGSHWVRGPSLHFKDPAPIGKKSTVV, translated from the coding sequence ATGGAGTTTTACCTGGAGATCGACCCTGTCACCTTGAACCTCATCATCCTAGTTGCAAGCTACGTCATCTTGCTTTTGGTGTTCCTCATCTCTTGCGTGCTGTATGACTGCCGGGGCAAGGATCCCAGCAAGGAGTACGCTCCGGAGACCGCACTGACCTCCCAGCCTTCCATCCGCGTGGTGGTGACGCAGCATAGCGCTCATGGATCCCACTGGGTAAGGGGACCCAGCCTTCATTTTAAGGATCCTGCTCCAATAGGGAAGAAAAGCACCGTGGTATGA